The Aphis gossypii isolate Hap1 chromosome 3, ASM2018417v2, whole genome shotgun sequence genome includes a region encoding these proteins:
- the LOC114123337 gene encoding 4-hydroxybutyrate coenzyme A transferase — protein sequence MSVSAVNRIGLRAKIWNSLAGRVGPKTYFTYTPQVSQVLDREPKWVSADEAVQCIKSDNTVFVSGAATTPIEILRSMTDHGKQKQLKNIRVCSIHTEFESPYSSPECEGIFRPMAFFISSNMRKCINEGRGDAVPIFLHDIPYVFERNVIPVDVSIISVSPPDHHGFCSLGTSVDCIRSALGKSKIIIAQVNNCIPRTFGEAIIHQSHIDYAVRCDRELPAHEHKDPNPTETAIGKHIADNLVEDGATLQMGIGAIPDATLTCLKDHKDLGIHSEMFSLGVIDLVNSGVITNHNKTFDKGLIVTSFLMGNKKLYDFVDNNPLICMRQVSYTNNVHIISQQPKMTAINSCIEVDLTGQIVSGSIGYRLYSGYGGQVDFIRGAAEGFDGKGKPIIALGSVNPKTKDARGLPSSKIVPKIQEGATVVTTSAHAHYIVTEFGVASLFGKSLRQRAHALINIAHPDHREWLEKEAFNRLKVMPSA from the exons ATGTCGGTTTCGGCCGTGAACAGGATTGGGCTCAGGGCTAAGATATGGAATTCACTGGCCGGCCGGGTTGGTCCGAAGACGTATTTCACCTACACGCCTCAAGTGTCGCAAGTATTGGACCGAGAGCCGAAGTGGGTGTCCGCCGACGAAGCCGTCCAGTGCATCAAGTCCG ATAATACAGTTTTTGTGAGCGGTGCTGCTACTACACCAATTGAAATTCTCCGTAGTATGACAGATCATGGAAAACaaaagcaattaaaaaatatacgcgTATGTAGCATTCACACGGAATTTGAGTCGCCTTATTCATCCCCAGAATGTGAAG gaATATTTCGACCAATGGCCTTTTTTATTAGTTCCAATATGAGGAAGTGTATAAATGAAGGCCGTGGCGATGCTgtaccaatatttttacacgATATACCCTACGTATTTGAACGGAATGTTATACCAGTAGATGTATCAATTATCTCG gtatcaCCTCCTGATCATCATGGTTTTTGCAGTCTTGGCACAAGCGTGGATTGCATTCGTTCAGCTTTGgggaaatcaaaaataattatcg cacaagtaaataattgtattccaCGCACATTTGGTGAAGCCATCATCCATCAATCACATATTGATTATGCCGTCAGATGTGATCGCGAATTACCAGCTCATGAACACAAAGATCCAAATCCTACCGAAACAGCTATTGGCAAGCATATTGCTGATAACCTTGTTGAAGATGGTGCTACATTACAAATGGGTATTGGTGCAATTCCGGATGCCACGCTTACTTGCCTTAAAGATCATAAAGATTTAGGAATCCATTCAGAAATGTTCAGTCTTGGTGTTATTGATCTAGTAAATTCAGGGGTTATAAccaatcataataaaacatttgacaAAGGACTAATTGTAACAAGTTTCTTAATGGGCAACAAGAAGTTGTATGATTTTGTTGATAACAATccattaatat gtaTGAGGCAAGTATCTTACAccaataatgtacatataatatctcAACAACCTAAAATGACAGCAATTAACTCCTGTATTGAAGTAGACTTGACTGGACAAATAGTGTCTGGTTCTATtggatatagattatattcag ggTATGGCGGTCAAGTTGATTTCATTAGAGGAGCTGCTGAGGGTTTCGACGGTAAGGGTAAACCTATTATTGCTCTAGGTTCTGTGAATCCAAAAACTAAAGATGCCAGAGGTTTACCAAGTAGTAAAATTGTGCCTAAAATTCAAGaag gagCTACGGTTGTTACTACCAGTGCACATGCCCATTATATTGTAACTGAGTTTGGTGTTGCCTCATTATTTGGAAAGAGTTTGAGACAACGAGCACATGCCTTGATAAATATTGCCCACCCTGACCATAGAGAATGGTTAGAAAAAGAAGCATTTAACCGTTTAAAAGTTATGCCAAGTGCATga